The Cryptosporangium minutisporangium genome has a window encoding:
- the narH gene encoding nitrate reductase subunit beta, with amino-acid sequence MRVMAQMGMVMNLDKCIGCHTCSVTCKQAWTNRSGVEYVWFNNVETRPGQGYPRTYEDQEKWKGGWELGRNGRLRLRTGSRLKRLLTIFSNPVQPSIGDYYEPWTYDYDTLLNAPLQEHTPVAQPRSLLSDKPMKIEWSANWDDNLGGAPELTQDDPVLRRLSDEVKKQFEQTSMFYLPRICEHCINPSCAASCPSGAIYKRAEDGIVLVDQDRCRGWRACVTGCPYKKIYFNHRTGKAEKCTFCFPRVEVGIPTVCSETCVGRLRYIGIVLYDADRVLEAASTPDPKDLYEAQRSLILDPSDPRVVDAAAQADIPRDWIDAAQRSPIYALIHDYEVALPLHPEYRTMPMVWYIPPLSPVVDALTETGHDGEDAGNLFGAIEALRIPVEYLAELFTAGDAARVTGVLRRLGAMRSYMRDLNLGRPPQESIATAVGMTGEQVRDMHRLLAIAKYDERYVIPTAHAEQGPDQQEFDTGCSLDYDGGPGMGGWGPFGETSGGVTPIAVENFHMLAGRQTSDSVTSGRVNLLNWDGKSTPQGLFPPKSGGFDEENRS; translated from the coding sequence ATGCGCGTGATGGCCCAGATGGGCATGGTGATGAACCTCGACAAGTGCATCGGGTGCCACACCTGCTCGGTCACCTGCAAACAGGCGTGGACCAACCGCTCCGGCGTGGAGTACGTCTGGTTCAACAACGTCGAGACCCGCCCCGGGCAGGGATACCCGCGGACCTACGAGGACCAGGAGAAGTGGAAGGGCGGCTGGGAACTCGGCCGCAACGGCCGGCTGCGCCTGCGCACCGGGAGCCGGCTCAAGCGCCTGCTGACGATCTTCTCCAACCCGGTGCAGCCCTCGATCGGCGACTACTACGAACCCTGGACCTACGACTACGACACGCTGCTCAACGCGCCCCTGCAGGAGCACACGCCGGTCGCCCAGCCCCGGTCGCTGCTCTCGGACAAGCCGATGAAGATCGAGTGGAGCGCGAACTGGGACGACAATCTCGGCGGCGCCCCGGAGCTCACCCAGGACGATCCCGTGCTCCGACGCCTCTCCGACGAGGTGAAGAAGCAGTTCGAGCAGACCTCGATGTTCTACCTGCCGCGCATCTGCGAGCACTGCATCAACCCCTCGTGCGCGGCGTCCTGCCCGTCGGGGGCCATCTACAAGCGGGCCGAGGACGGGATCGTCCTGGTCGACCAGGACCGCTGCCGCGGCTGGCGGGCCTGCGTCACCGGCTGCCCGTACAAGAAGATCTACTTCAACCACCGCACCGGCAAGGCCGAGAAGTGCACGTTCTGCTTCCCGCGGGTCGAGGTCGGCATCCCGACCGTCTGCTCGGAGACGTGCGTCGGGCGGCTCCGGTACATCGGGATCGTGCTCTACGACGCCGACCGCGTCCTCGAAGCCGCCTCGACGCCCGACCCGAAGGACCTGTACGAGGCGCAGCGGTCGCTGATCCTCGATCCGTCCGACCCCCGGGTGGTCGACGCCGCCGCGCAGGCCGACATTCCGCGGGACTGGATCGACGCGGCGCAGCGGTCACCGATCTACGCGCTCATCCACGACTACGAGGTCGCGCTCCCGCTGCACCCGGAGTACCGCACGATGCCGATGGTCTGGTACATCCCGCCGCTCTCCCCGGTCGTCGACGCGCTGACCGAGACCGGCCACGACGGGGAGGACGCCGGAAACCTCTTCGGTGCGATCGAGGCGCTGCGGATTCCGGTGGAGTACCTCGCGGAGCTGTTCACCGCCGGTGACGCGGCGCGGGTCACCGGCGTGCTGCGGCGGCTCGGCGCGATGCGCTCGTACATGCGCGACCTCAACCTCGGGCGTCCACCGCAGGAGTCGATCGCGACCGCGGTGGGGATGACCGGCGAACAGGTGCGGGACATGCACCGGCTGCTGGCGATCGCCAAGTACGACGAGCGGTACGTCATCCCCACCGCACACGCCGAGCAGGGCCCCGACCAGCAGGAGTTCGACACCGGGTGCTCGCTGGACTACGACGGCGGGCCCGGTATGGGCGGATGGGGTCCGTTCGGTGAGACCTCCGGCGGCGTCACCCCGATCGCGGTGGAGAACTTCCACATGCTGGCCGGGCGGCAGACCAGCGACAGCGTGACATCGGGGCGGGTCAACCTCCTGAACTGGGACGGGAAGAGCACGCCGCAGGGGCTGTTCCCCCCGAAGAGCGGCGGCTTTGACGAGGAGAACCGGTCGTGA
- a CDS encoding nitrate reductase subunit alpha, whose amino-acid sequence MARDNSRVGLDSGLAESLVRTSRFFRRGEVSADLRSLHQIGGRDADSFYRDRWAHDKVVRSTHGVNCTGSCSWKVFVKDGIITWEAQQTDYPSTGPDRPEYEPRGCPRGAAFSWYTYSPTRVRYPYVRGSLLQMYREAKQRLGDPVLAWADVVSDPERSRVYKSHRGKGGLVRASWDEAAEMIAAAHVHTVKRYGPDRIAGFSPIPAMSMVSHAAGARFMSLIGAPMLSFYDWYADLPVASPQMFGDQTDVPESGDWWDASYLMLWGSNVPVTRTPDAHWMTEARYRGQKVVVMSPDYSDATKFADEWLAPHPGTDGALAMAMGHVVLREFFVDRQVPRFTEYVKRYTDLPFLLTLEERGDAYVPGKFLTAADLGEAGDDAQFKTVLLDAAGQPHVPNGSLGFRFGEAGKGKWNLDLGVVDPLLSLVGGEAVEVDLARFDTPRGEGATMRRGVPVRRIGDRLVTTVFDLLLAQFGVGRPGLPGEWPTGLDDAGQPYTPAWQEQFTGVPAAAAARIGREFAQNAEDSGGRSMIIMGAGTNHWFHSDTIYRAFLTLTTLTGCQGVNGGGWAHYVGQEKCRPVTGWTTLAFALDWVRPPRQMIQTAYWYLHTDQWRYDQTTLDGLASPLGTGRFAGKAPADVLALSARMGWMPSHPTFNRNPLELADEAAAADKEPGQHVLDGLADGSLRFAGEDPDAPENFPRVLTVWRANLLGSSAKGNEYFLRHLLGTDSSLRATETPPDARPRELVWRDEAPTGKLDLLLALDFRMTSTTVFADVVLPAATWYEKHDLNTTDMHPYVHSFNPAIAPPWETRTDFDAFGTIARAFSRLAATHLGVRRDLVAVPLLHDTPDEMANPRGVARDWKAGECEPIPGRTMPKFVVVERDYPAVAEKWAALGPLVENAGLQIKGVTTRPDEEVTYLRSKNGAVRGGAVDGRPSLARDVDWCETILALSGTTNGRLATQGFRFAEERTGTPLADLAAEHEGKLITFADTQSRPTPVITSPEWSGSEHGGRRYSPFTINVERLKPWHTLTGRMHFFVDHDWMTEVGENLPVFRPPLDMHTLFGEPHLGEKGELGLTVRYLTPHNKWSIHSEYQDNLFMLSLSRGGPLIWMSTQDAAAIGVRDNDWIEAVNRNGVVVARAIVSQRMPEGTVYMHHAQDRLIDVPRAETSGKRGGIHNSLTRLFLKPTHLIGGYAQLSFAFNYLGPTGNQRDEVTVIRRRSQEVQY is encoded by the coding sequence ATGGCACGCGACAACAGCAGGGTGGGCCTGGACAGCGGCCTGGCCGAGAGCCTGGTCCGCACGTCCCGCTTCTTCCGCCGGGGAGAGGTCAGCGCGGATCTGCGTTCGCTGCACCAGATCGGTGGGCGGGACGCGGACAGCTTCTACCGGGACCGGTGGGCGCACGACAAGGTGGTGCGGTCGACCCACGGCGTCAACTGCACCGGCTCCTGCTCGTGGAAGGTGTTCGTCAAGGACGGCATCATCACCTGGGAGGCCCAGCAGACCGACTATCCGTCCACCGGTCCGGACCGGCCGGAGTACGAGCCGCGCGGCTGCCCGCGGGGTGCGGCGTTCTCCTGGTACACCTATTCGCCGACGCGGGTCCGCTACCCGTACGTCCGCGGCTCGCTCCTGCAGATGTACCGCGAGGCCAAGCAGCGTCTGGGTGATCCGGTCCTGGCCTGGGCCGACGTCGTCTCCGATCCGGAGCGCTCCCGGGTCTACAAGTCCCACCGGGGCAAGGGCGGCCTGGTGCGGGCGTCCTGGGACGAGGCCGCCGAGATGATCGCGGCCGCGCACGTGCACACGGTCAAGAGGTACGGACCGGATCGGATCGCCGGCTTCTCGCCGATCCCGGCGATGTCGATGGTGTCGCACGCGGCCGGTGCCCGGTTCATGTCGCTCATCGGCGCGCCGATGCTCTCGTTCTACGACTGGTACGCCGACCTGCCGGTCGCCTCCCCGCAGATGTTCGGCGACCAGACCGACGTTCCGGAGTCCGGTGACTGGTGGGACGCGTCCTACCTGATGCTGTGGGGTTCGAACGTGCCGGTGACCCGCACACCGGACGCCCACTGGATGACCGAAGCCCGCTACCGCGGCCAGAAGGTCGTGGTGATGTCGCCGGACTACTCGGACGCGACGAAGTTCGCCGACGAGTGGCTGGCACCGCACCCGGGCACCGATGGCGCGCTGGCGATGGCGATGGGCCACGTCGTCCTGCGCGAGTTCTTCGTCGACCGGCAGGTGCCGCGGTTCACCGAGTACGTGAAGCGCTACACCGACCTGCCGTTCCTGCTGACGCTGGAGGAGCGAGGCGATGCGTACGTTCCCGGGAAGTTCCTCACCGCCGCGGACCTCGGGGAAGCAGGCGACGACGCCCAGTTCAAGACCGTGCTTCTGGATGCCGCTGGACAACCGCACGTGCCCAACGGCTCGCTCGGCTTCCGGTTCGGCGAGGCCGGCAAGGGCAAGTGGAACCTGGACCTGGGCGTCGTCGACCCGCTTCTGTCGCTAGTCGGTGGGGAGGCGGTGGAGGTGGACCTCGCGCGCTTCGACACCCCGCGCGGCGAGGGTGCGACGATGCGGCGCGGTGTGCCGGTGCGACGGATCGGGGATCGTCTCGTCACGACGGTGTTCGACCTGCTGCTCGCCCAGTTCGGCGTCGGGCGGCCCGGTCTGCCGGGGGAGTGGCCCACCGGGCTCGACGACGCCGGCCAGCCGTACACACCGGCCTGGCAGGAGCAGTTCACCGGTGTACCGGCTGCCGCGGCGGCCCGCATCGGCCGGGAGTTCGCGCAGAACGCCGAGGACTCCGGTGGCCGGTCGATGATCATCATGGGCGCCGGCACCAACCACTGGTTCCACTCCGACACGATCTACCGGGCGTTCCTCACGCTGACGACGCTCACCGGCTGCCAGGGCGTCAACGGCGGCGGGTGGGCGCACTACGTCGGCCAGGAGAAGTGCCGCCCGGTCACCGGCTGGACGACGCTGGCGTTCGCTCTGGACTGGGTGCGGCCACCGCGGCAGATGATCCAGACCGCGTACTGGTACCTGCACACCGACCAGTGGCGCTACGACCAGACCACGCTGGACGGCCTCGCCTCGCCGCTGGGGACGGGCCGCTTCGCCGGCAAGGCCCCGGCCGACGTGCTCGCGCTCTCGGCGCGGATGGGCTGGATGCCGTCGCACCCGACGTTCAACCGCAACCCGCTGGAACTCGCCGACGAGGCGGCCGCCGCGGACAAGGAGCCGGGGCAGCACGTCCTGGACGGGCTCGCCGACGGGAGCCTCCGGTTCGCCGGGGAGGATCCGGACGCGCCGGAGAACTTCCCGCGCGTGCTGACGGTCTGGCGGGCCAACCTGCTCGGCTCCTCGGCGAAGGGCAACGAGTACTTCCTGCGCCACCTGCTGGGCACCGACTCCTCGCTGCGGGCCACCGAGACTCCGCCGGACGCGCGCCCGCGCGAGCTGGTCTGGCGCGACGAGGCACCCACCGGCAAGCTCGACCTGCTGCTCGCCCTCGACTTCCGGATGACCAGCACCACCGTCTTCGCCGACGTCGTGCTGCCGGCCGCGACCTGGTACGAGAAGCACGATCTGAACACCACGGACATGCATCCGTACGTGCACTCGTTCAACCCGGCGATCGCCCCGCCGTGGGAGACCCGCACGGACTTCGACGCGTTCGGCACGATCGCGCGGGCGTTCAGCCGGCTCGCCGCCACGCACCTCGGGGTGCGGCGGGACCTGGTCGCGGTACCGCTGCTGCACGACACCCCGGACGAGATGGCGAACCCGCGCGGCGTCGCCCGGGACTGGAAGGCCGGCGAGTGCGAGCCGATCCCCGGCCGGACGATGCCGAAGTTCGTGGTGGTCGAGCGCGACTACCCGGCGGTCGCCGAGAAGTGGGCCGCACTCGGACCGCTGGTGGAGAACGCCGGTCTGCAGATCAAGGGCGTCACGACCCGGCCGGACGAGGAGGTGACCTACCTGCGGAGCAAGAACGGCGCGGTCCGCGGCGGGGCGGTCGACGGACGCCCGTCGCTCGCGCGGGACGTGGACTGGTGCGAGACGATCCTCGCGCTCTCCGGTACCACCAACGGGCGGCTCGCGACCCAGGGGTTCCGGTTCGCCGAGGAGCGCACCGGTACCCCGCTGGCGGACCTCGCCGCCGAGCACGAGGGCAAGCTGATCACGTTCGCCGACACCCAGTCGCGGCCCACCCCGGTGATCACGTCGCCGGAGTGGTCGGGCAGCGAGCACGGGGGTCGCCGGTACTCGCCGTTCACGATCAACGTCGAACGTCTCAAGCCGTGGCACACGCTCACCGGTCGCATGCACTTCTTCGTTGACCACGACTGGATGACCGAGGTCGGGGAGAACCTGCCGGTGTTCCGGCCGCCGCTGGACATGCACACGCTCTTCGGCGAGCCACACCTGGGCGAGAAGGGCGAGCTCGGGCTCACGGTCCGGTACCTGACCCCGCACAACAAGTGGTCGATCCACTCCGAGTACCAGGACAACCTGTTCATGCTGTCGCTCTCCCGCGGCGGGCCGCTGATCTGGATGAGCACCCAGGACGCCGCCGCGATCGGCGTCCGCGACAACGACTGGATCGAGGCGGTGAACCGCAACGGCGTCGTCGTCGCGCGGGCCATCGTCTCCCAGCGGATGCCGGAGGGGACGGTCTACATGCACCACGCCCAGGACCGGTTGATCGACGTCCCCCGGGCCGAGACGTCCGGCAAACGCGGCGGGATCCACAACTCGCTGACCCGGCTGTTCCTCAAACCGACCCACCTGATCGGCGGCTACGCCCAGCTCAGCTTCGCGTTCAACTACCTCGGCCCCACCGGCAACCAGCGCGACGAGGTGACGGTCATCCGCCGCCGCTCGCAGGAGGTGCAGTACTGA
- a CDS encoding globin domain-containing protein, with amino-acid sequence MTEASVRARQSLLSESSAEVVRATADVVAAHAEEITARFYPRMFAARPDLLRVFNQGNQATGEQSRALAGSVVAYAVQLVNPDAPPFDHILRRIAYKHVSLGIRPEQYTIVGHHLLAAVAEVLGEAVTPEVAAAWDEVYWLFATQLVAEEARLYQQAEVDPACPARPYRVVRRIDETQDVISLVLEPADGGPLPRITPGQYVSVFVDLPDGARQPRQYTVSSTRQDTRLQITVRRVRGAGGAPDGQVSSFLHDSVTVGDLLDVSAPAGDFVLQDATGPVLLASAGAGITTVLPIVEHLARTQPQRPVIVAHADRTPRDHALRETVLTVARELDHFTAYTWYEQPDVGDDQARIGYMDLSDVPLPDDVQVFTCGPLPFMRHVRTTLLARGVPAARIRYEVFGPDLWSARLTEPESGGR; translated from the coding sequence ATGACCGAGGCATCCGTCCGTGCGCGGCAATCGCTGCTGTCCGAGAGCTCCGCGGAGGTGGTCCGCGCCACCGCCGACGTGGTGGCGGCGCACGCGGAGGAGATCACCGCGCGGTTCTATCCGCGGATGTTCGCCGCGCGCCCGGACCTGCTCCGGGTGTTCAACCAGGGCAACCAGGCCACCGGGGAGCAGAGCCGCGCGCTGGCCGGCTCGGTGGTCGCGTACGCGGTCCAGCTGGTGAACCCGGACGCGCCGCCGTTCGACCACATCCTGCGGCGGATCGCCTACAAACACGTCTCGCTGGGCATCCGGCCGGAGCAGTACACGATCGTCGGGCACCACCTGCTTGCCGCGGTCGCCGAGGTGCTGGGCGAGGCGGTCACCCCCGAGGTCGCCGCCGCCTGGGACGAGGTGTACTGGCTGTTCGCCACCCAGCTCGTCGCCGAGGAGGCCCGGCTCTACCAGCAGGCCGAGGTGGACCCCGCCTGCCCGGCGCGCCCCTACCGGGTCGTCCGCCGGATCGACGAGACACAGGACGTCATCTCGCTGGTGCTCGAGCCCGCCGACGGCGGCCCGCTCCCGCGCATCACCCCCGGGCAGTACGTCTCGGTCTTCGTCGACCTGCCCGACGGCGCACGGCAACCGCGGCAGTACACGGTCTCCTCCACCCGGCAGGACACCCGGCTGCAGATCACGGTCCGCAGGGTCCGCGGAGCGGGGGGCGCCCCGGACGGTCAGGTCTCGTCCTTCCTCCACGACTCCGTCACGGTGGGGGACCTGCTCGACGTCAGCGCCCCGGCCGGGGACTTCGTGCTCCAGGACGCCACCGGGCCGGTGCTGCTCGCGAGCGCGGGCGCCGGCATCACCACCGTGCTCCCGATCGTCGAGCACCTCGCCCGCACGCAGCCCCAGCGTCCGGTGATCGTGGCGCACGCCGACCGCACGCCTCGTGACCACGCCCTGCGCGAGACCGTGCTGACCGTCGCCCGCGAGCTCGACCACTTCACCGCGTACACCTGGTACGAGCAGCCGGACGTGGGCGACGACCAGGCGCGCATCGGCTACATGGACCTCTCCGACGTCCCACTGCCGGACGACGTCCAGGTGTTCACCTGCGGGCCGCTGCCGTTCATGCGGCACGTCCGGACGACGCTGCTGGCGCGCGGCGTGCCGGCCGCCCGGATCCGCTACGAGGTGTTCGGGCCGGACCTCTGGTCGGCCCGCCTCACCGAGCCCGAGTCGGGCGGGCGCTGA
- a CDS encoding alpha/beta fold hydrolase, whose product MTPTAPREHSVQLPTHDVGVLEWGPPGGELLVALHGFPDTAWTWRTVGPLLGEAGYRVAAPFLRGYAPSGLPADHDYSVSALAADAVALHERLGGDATTALVGHDWGAITANTLAGDPASPYSRVASLAVPPLAWMNPTSKTLGPWLGAALRQPLHSWYIAYNQIPGLAERNFEWLVRRLWTLWSPGYDAGDDVAHVARAVPDRAHAEAVISYYRAMASRRSRVALVEPRVPLLYLHGDRDGALDPRFLSVIRPRITPPSRAELLTGAGHFLHLEQPDAVAKHLADFLHATA is encoded by the coding sequence ATGACGCCGACGGCGCCGCGCGAGCACTCGGTCCAGCTGCCCACCCACGACGTCGGAGTCCTCGAGTGGGGACCGCCCGGCGGTGAGCTGCTGGTGGCGCTCCACGGGTTCCCCGATACCGCGTGGACCTGGCGCACGGTCGGCCCGCTCCTCGGGGAGGCGGGCTACCGCGTGGCCGCACCGTTCCTGCGCGGCTACGCACCCTCCGGCCTGCCCGCCGACCACGACTACTCGGTGAGCGCGCTCGCCGCCGACGCCGTCGCGCTGCACGAGCGTCTCGGCGGCGACGCGACAACGGCCCTGGTCGGCCACGACTGGGGCGCGATCACCGCGAACACCCTCGCCGGTGACCCGGCCTCGCCGTACTCTCGGGTGGCGTCGCTGGCGGTGCCGCCGCTGGCCTGGATGAACCCGACGTCGAAGACGCTCGGTCCGTGGCTCGGCGCGGCGCTGCGGCAGCCACTGCACTCCTGGTACATCGCGTACAACCAGATCCCCGGGTTGGCCGAGCGGAACTTCGAGTGGCTCGTCCGGCGCCTGTGGACACTCTGGTCACCCGGATACGACGCCGGCGACGACGTCGCCCACGTGGCGCGGGCGGTACCCGACCGGGCGCACGCCGAAGCAGTGATCTCGTACTACCGCGCGATGGCCTCCCGGCGCAGCCGGGTCGCCCTCGTCGAGCCGCGGGTCCCGCTGCTCTACCTCCACGGGGACCGGGACGGCGCCCTCGACCCGCGGTTCTTGTCGGTCATCCGGCCGCGGATCACGCCGCCCTCGCGTGCGGAGCTGCTGACCGGGGCCGGTCACTTCCTGCACCTGGAGCAGCCGGACGCGGTCGCTAAGCACCTCGCAGACTTCCTCCACGCGACGGCGTGA
- a CDS encoding DUF899 family protein, with protein MLTTPDDPTTTRPGRPPVVDLATWQAARDQLLVREKAHTREGDALAAARRRLPMVEVDGAVEVVGADGPVPFLDLFEGRTELMTYQHMWHDRAPHQGQCEGCTWAAWGLKDAVYLNARGVSFAILTTGRWDEVEPYVQFMGYAQPWYSVRDVEAPIGGAMGHLTCFLRDGDRVYLTYSSTGRGNEVANPFFALLDRTPYGRGEAWEDNPEGWPEGRHPCWYWRSDSDGNAEWGGTSRPVPQWTRPGATPVETLGRHGPRH; from the coding sequence ATGCTCACTACACCGGACGATCCGACCACCACCCGGCCAGGCCGCCCGCCCGTGGTCGACCTGGCCACCTGGCAGGCCGCCCGTGACCAGCTGCTGGTCCGGGAGAAGGCCCACACCCGCGAGGGCGACGCCCTCGCCGCGGCCCGCCGACGACTGCCGATGGTGGAGGTCGACGGAGCGGTCGAGGTCGTCGGAGCCGACGGACCGGTCCCGTTCCTGGACCTCTTCGAGGGCCGTACCGAGCTCATGACCTACCAGCACATGTGGCACGACCGCGCACCGCACCAGGGGCAGTGCGAGGGCTGCACCTGGGCGGCCTGGGGCCTGAAGGACGCCGTTTACCTCAACGCCCGCGGCGTCTCGTTCGCCATCCTCACGACGGGCCGGTGGGACGAGGTCGAGCCGTACGTCCAGTTCATGGGGTACGCCCAGCCCTGGTATTCGGTGCGCGACGTGGAGGCGCCGATCGGCGGAGCGATGGGACACCTCACCTGCTTCCTGCGCGACGGCGACCGGGTGTACCTCACCTACTCCAGCACGGGCCGGGGTAACGAGGTCGCCAACCCGTTCTTCGCGCTGCTCGACCGAACGCCGTACGGCCGCGGTGAGGCGTGGGAGGACAACCCCGAGGGCTGGCCCGAGGGGCGGCACCCCTGCTGGTACTGGCGTTCGGACTCGGACGGGAACGCCGAGTGGGGCGGGACGAGCCGCCCCGTGCCGCAGTGGACCCGCCCGGGCGCTACGCCGGTGGAGACGCTCGGCCGACACGGCCCCCGCCACTGA
- a CDS encoding glycoside hydrolase family 78 protein, translating to MRDVTVAPVTFEHHREPLGIGEPAPRLSWIVRTELPGWRQSAYELEIAPESGPAWTSGRVDAGELVLVPWGAPPLTSRERRTVRVRVWGSGAAGSSAVGPTAWSDEAVVEAGLLARSDWSAALAQPVLPASSEEPVVLLRREFPLAKPVARARLYATALGVYDAEINGTPVGDDVLAPGWTSYRHRLRYQTYDVTGLLTEGTNVLGAQLADGWYRGYLGFTGGRAHYGERTGLFAQLEVEHPDGSRTVVTTDGSWRSAPAPTVRAGLYGGETFDARGDLPGWSAPGFDDTGWTPVDVGPAPVTTLVAPTGPPVRRTEVLPAREVFRSASGKVLVDFGQNLVGRLRLTLPDAPAGTRITVRHAEVLESGELGTRPLRKAAQTDVVVLDGAGPRTWEPRFTFHGFRYAEVEGWPGELTTADLQAVVVHTDLRPTGTFTCSDPDVTRLHENVVRGMRGNFLDIPTDCPQRDERLGWTGDLQVFAPTAAFLYDTAGMLRSWLADLAAEQLRDHGGFVPNFVPFLHVLPFPDQAEAGWGDAAVVVPWTLYQRFGDAGVLADQWESMVAWIDAFARRAGAGLDFPDGGFSFGDWLDPAAPPENPGAARAPWQCVATAYLARSARIVADAAAVLGRDGGRFAVLAERAAERFRAEYVTPTGRVAYPSQTAYALALEFGLLADAQRDHAGRLLAEQVANDGWHIGTGFLGTPLVTDALTNAGAIASAYELLLQREHPSWLYPVTRGATTIWERWDSMLPDGSINPGEMTSFNHYAYGAVADWLHRTVAGLAPAAPGYRRLRVAPRPGPGITSAAATHDTPYGRAAVSWTLVGAVFTLALTVPPNTSAEVSLPDGSASFGVGSGQHTFVRTVTVPAPVERPQPFWQPDE from the coding sequence ATGAGGGACGTCACGGTCGCGCCGGTCACGTTCGAGCATCACCGTGAGCCGCTCGGCATCGGCGAGCCGGCACCGCGGCTGTCCTGGATCGTCCGCACCGAGCTGCCCGGCTGGCGGCAGTCGGCCTACGAGCTGGAGATCGCGCCGGAGAGCGGCCCGGCCTGGACGTCGGGCCGCGTCGACGCGGGCGAGTTGGTGCTGGTCCCCTGGGGCGCTCCGCCACTGACCAGCCGGGAGCGCCGGACCGTGCGGGTGCGGGTCTGGGGGAGCGGCGCCGCGGGCTCGTCGGCGGTGGGGCCCACGGCGTGGAGTGACGAGGCCGTGGTCGAAGCCGGTCTGCTGGCGCGCTCGGACTGGTCGGCCGCGCTGGCGCAGCCGGTGCTGCCGGCCTCCTCGGAGGAGCCGGTCGTGCTGCTGCGCCGGGAGTTTCCGCTCGCCAAGCCGGTGGCGCGTGCCCGGCTGTACGCGACCGCGCTCGGCGTCTACGACGCCGAGATCAACGGCACCCCGGTCGGCGACGACGTCCTGGCCCCGGGGTGGACCAGCTACCGGCACCGGCTGCGCTACCAGACCTACGATGTCACCGGCCTGCTCACCGAGGGCACGAACGTGCTCGGCGCGCAACTGGCCGACGGCTGGTACCGCGGTTACCTCGGCTTCACCGGCGGGCGCGCCCACTACGGCGAGCGCACCGGCCTGTTCGCGCAGCTGGAGGTCGAGCACCCCGACGGCAGCCGCACGGTGGTGACCACGGACGGCTCGTGGCGATCGGCGCCGGCGCCGACCGTCCGCGCGGGCCTCTACGGCGGTGAGACGTTCGACGCGCGCGGTGACCTGCCCGGCTGGTCGGCGCCTGGCTTCGACGACACCGGCTGGACCCCGGTCGACGTCGGGCCCGCGCCGGTGACGACGCTGGTCGCGCCGACCGGGCCCCCGGTGCGTCGGACCGAGGTTCTGCCCGCCCGCGAGGTGTTCCGCTCCGCGTCCGGCAAGGTCCTCGTCGACTTCGGACAGAACCTGGTCGGCCGCCTCCGGCTCACGCTGCCCGACGCCCCGGCCGGTACGCGGATCACGGTCCGCCACGCGGAGGTGCTCGAATCGGGGGAGCTGGGCACCCGGCCGCTGCGCAAGGCAGCACAGACCGACGTCGTCGTGCTCGACGGGGCGGGTCCGCGGACCTGGGAGCCGCGGTTCACGTTCCACGGTTTCCGCTACGCCGAGGTGGAGGGCTGGCCGGGTGAGCTGACCACCGCCGACCTCCAGGCCGTCGTCGTGCACACCGATCTGCGCCCGACCGGCACGTTCACCTGCTCGGACCCGGACGTGACCCGGCTGCACGAGAACGTCGTCCGGGGCATGCGGGGCAACTTCCTCGACATCCCCACCGACTGCCCGCAGCGCGACGAGCGGCTCGGCTGGACCGGCGATCTGCAGGTCTTCGCGCCGACCGCCGCGTTCCTCTACGACACCGCCGGCATGCTGCGGTCCTGGCTGGCCGACCTCGCCGCCGAGCAGCTGCGCGACCACGGCGGCTTCGTACCGAACTTCGTACCGTTCCTGCACGTGCTGCCCTTCCCCGACCAGGCCGAGGCGGGCTGGGGTGACGCCGCCGTGGTCGTCCCGTGGACGCTGTACCAGCGGTTCGGTGACGCCGGGGTGCTCGCCGACCAGTGGGAGTCGATGGTCGCGTGGATCGACGCGTTCGCGCGGCGCGCCGGGGCGGGCCTCGACTTCCCCGACGGTGGCTTCTCGTTCGGCGACTGGCTCGACCCGGCGGCCCCGCCGGAGAATCCCGGTGCCGCGCGGGCGCCGTGGCAGTGCGTCGCCACCGCCTACCTGGCCCGGTCGGCGCGGATCGTCGCCGACGCCGCGGCCGTGCTGGGGCGCGACGGCGGCCGGTTCGCCGTGCTCGCCGAACGGGCGGCCGAGCGGTTCCGCGCCGAGTACGTGACGCCGACCGGGCGGGTGGCCTACCCGTCGCAGACCGCCTACGCGCTGGCGCTGGAGTTCGGCCTGCTCGCCGATGCCCAGCGCGACCACGCGGGTCGGCTGCTCGCCGAGCAGGTCGCGAACGACGGCTGGCACATCGGTACCGGCTTCCTCGGCACGCCGCTGGTCACCGACGCGCTGACGAACGCCGGTGCGATCGCGTCCGCCTACGAACTGCTGCTCCAGCGGGAGCACCCGTCGTGGCTGTATCCGGTGACGAGGGGCGCGACGACGATCTGGGAGCGCTGGGACTCCATGCTCCCGGACGGCTCGATCAACCCCGGCGAGATGACGTCGTTCAACCACTACGCGTACGGAGCGGTCGCCGACTGGCTGCACCGCACGGTCGCCGGCCTCGCCCCGGCGGCGCCCGGCTACCGGCGGCTGCGGGTCGCACCGCGCCCCGGCCCGGGGATCACGTCCGCGGCCGCCACCCACGACACGCCGTACGGCCGGGCCGCGGTGTCGTGGACGCTCGTCGGTGCGGTGTTCACGCTCGCGCTGACCGTGCCGCCGAACACGAGCGCCGAGGTGTCGCTGCCCGACGGCAGCGCGTCGTTCGGGGTCGGCTCGGGGCAGCACACGTTCGTGCGCACCGTGACCGTGCCCGCCCCGGTGGAGCGACCCCAGCCGTTCTGGCAACCGGACGAGTGA